The following coding sequences lie in one Bacteroides helcogenes P 36-108 genomic window:
- the nusA gene encoding transcription termination factor NusA, with the protein MAKKEETVSLIDTFSEFKELKNIDRTTMVSVLEESFRSVIAKMFGTDENYDVIVNPDKGDFEIWRNREVVADADVENSNLQIPLSEARKIDASYEVGEEVTDEVIFANFGRRAILNLRQTLASKIMELEKDSIYNKYIDKVGTIINAEVYQIWKKEMLLLDDEGNELLLPKTEQIPSDFYRKGETARAVVARVDNKNNNPKIILSRTSPIFLQRLFEMEVPEINDGLITIKKIARIPGERAKIAVESYDDRIDPVGACVGVKGSRIHGIVRELRNENIDVINYTSNIQLFIQRALSPAKISSIRLNEEEHKAEVFLKPEEVSLAIGKGGLNIKLASMLTEYTIDVFRELDQAVEDEDIYLDEFRDEIDGWVIDAIKAIGIDTAKAVLNAPREMLIEKTDLEEETVDEVLRILKQEFEEEEQ; encoded by the coding sequence ATGGCCAAAAAAGAAGAAACTGTCAGCTTGATAGACACATTTTCGGAATTTAAGGAACTGAAGAACATCGACCGTACCACTATGGTAAGTGTACTCGAAGAGTCGTTCCGCAGTGTGATTGCGAAAATGTTTGGCACAGATGAGAATTACGACGTAATCGTGAATCCGGACAAAGGAGATTTCGAAATATGGCGTAACCGTGAAGTGGTAGCAGATGCGGATGTGGAGAATTCCAACCTGCAAATACCCTTGAGCGAAGCACGGAAGATTGACGCTTCATACGAAGTAGGTGAGGAAGTGACGGATGAGGTGATCTTTGCCAACTTCGGCCGCCGTGCCATTCTGAATTTGCGCCAGACACTGGCATCGAAGATTATGGAACTGGAAAAGGACAGCATCTATAATAAATACATTGATAAGGTAGGTACTATCATCAACGCGGAAGTCTATCAGATTTGGAAGAAGGAGATGCTGCTGCTCGATGATGAGGGCAATGAGTTGCTGCTGCCCAAGACCGAGCAGATTCCGAGCGACTTCTACCGCAAGGGTGAGACTGCCCGTGCCGTAGTGGCACGCGTGGATAACAAGAACAATAATCCGAAGATTATCCTGAGCCGTACATCGCCCATATTCCTGCAACGTCTGTTCGAGATGGAAGTACCTGAAATCAATGACGGACTGATTACCATCAAGAAGATTGCCCGCATCCCGGGCGAACGTGCCAAGATAGCCGTTGAGAGCTACGATGACCGTATCGACCCGGTAGGCGCCTGCGTAGGTGTGAAGGGCAGCCGTATTCATGGCATTGTCCGCGAGCTGCGCAACGAGAATATCGATGTTATCAATTATACATCGAATATTCAGTTGTTTATACAGCGTGCCCTCAGCCCTGCCAAGATATCTTCCATTCGCTTGAATGAGGAAGAACATAAGGCAGAAGTGTTCTTGAAACCCGAGGAAGTTTCGCTGGCTATCGGTAAAGGCGGTTTGAACATCAAGCTGGCCAGTATGTTGACCGAGTACACCATCGACGTGTTCCGTGAACTGGATCAGGCGGTAGAGGATGAGGATATTTACCTGGATGAATTCCGCGATGAAATTGACGGTTGGGTAATCGATGCCATCAAGGCTATCGGAATCGATACGGCGAAAGCTGTGTTGAACGCTCCCCGTGAGATGTTGATTGAAAAGACGGACCTCGAAGAGGAAACGGTGGATGAGGTATTACGCATTTTGAAACAGGAGTTTGAAGAGGAGGAGCAGTAA
- the infB gene encoding translation initiation factor IF-2, which yields MTIRLNKVTRDLNVGITTAVEFLQKKGFTVEANPNTKITDEQFDLLKREFSTDKDLKIKSERFSQERQKDRNKASVSIDGYEKEAQEKAKPEEIKTVVPEDARPKFKPVGKIDLDKLNRRTAPIQEEEKKEEVAERVVEEKKETPAPVVVEAPEPEPAPMIQPEPEYKPEPEHKPEPKSDPQPAPAIKEEPVPVVEVKEEPKKEEMKEVPVQAPVAEEAPAKKEEKVAKEGEEIFKIHQPEFVSKINVIGQIDLAALNQSTRPKKKSKEEKRKEREEKDKLRQDQKKQIKEAIIKEIRRDDNKPKDANADAGANKKKRVRINKEKVDINNASNFQRGGNDRSRNGGAPSGGGQQGGQHAAGGQHGANSGNNNRNRNKDRFKKPVIKQEVKEEDVAKQVKETLARLTSKGKNKGAKYRKEKRDIASNRMQELEDLEMAESKVLKITEFVTANELANMMDISVTQVIATCMSVGIMVSINQRLDAETINLVAEEFGFKTEYVSAEVSQAIVEEEDAEEDLEHRAPIVTVMGHVDHGKTSLLDYIRKANVIAGEAGGITQHIGAYHVTLEDGRKITFLDTPGHEAFTAMRARGAKATDIAIIIVAADDDVMPQTKEAINHAMAAGVPIVFAINKIDKPTANPDKIKEELAAMNFLVEEWGGKYQSQDISAKKGVGVAELMEKVLLEAEMLDLKANPNRNATGSIIESSLDKGRGYVATVLVSNGTLKMGDIVLAGTSYGKVKAMFNERNQRMKEAGPSEPALILGLNGAPAAGDTFHVIETEQEAREIANKREQLQREQGLRTQKMLTLDEVGRRLALGDFHELNVIVKGDVDGSVEALSDSLIKLSTEQVQVNVIHKGVGAISESDVSLAAASNAIIVGFQVRPSGAAAKLAEQEGVDIRKYSVIYDAIEEVKAAMEGMLAPTLKEQVTATIEVREVFNITKVGLVAGAMVKTGKVKRSDKARLIRDGIVVFTGSINALKRFKDDVKEVGTNFECGISLTGCNDIKVGDIIESYEEVEVKQTL from the coding sequence ATGACGATAAGGTTAAACAAAGTAACAAGAGATTTGAATGTGGGAATTACGACGGCTGTCGAGTTTCTGCAGAAGAAAGGATTTACCGTAGAGGCAAATCCGAATACGAAGATTACCGATGAGCAGTTTGATCTGCTCAAGAGGGAGTTTAGTACAGATAAGGACCTTAAAATAAAATCGGAGCGTTTCAGCCAGGAACGTCAGAAAGACCGTAATAAGGCATCTGTGTCTATTGACGGTTATGAGAAGGAAGCGCAGGAAAAAGCGAAACCAGAGGAGATTAAGACGGTTGTTCCTGAGGATGCCCGTCCTAAGTTCAAGCCCGTCGGCAAGATTGACTTGGACAAGCTGAACCGCAGAACCGCCCCTATCCAAGAAGAGGAGAAAAAAGAAGAAGTGGCAGAGAGAGTTGTAGAGGAGAAGAAAGAAACGCCTGCGCCGGTCGTTGTCGAAGCGCCGGAACCGGAACCTGCCCCTATGATTCAGCCCGAACCGGAATATAAGCCCGAACCGGAACATAAACCGGAACCCAAATCCGACCCCCAACCGGCCCCTGCCATTAAGGAAGAGCCCGTGCCCGTTGTTGAGGTCAAAGAAGAACCTAAAAAGGAAGAAATGAAAGAAGTGCCCGTTCAGGCACCGGTAGCTGAAGAAGCTCCGGCCAAAAAAGAGGAAAAAGTAGCAAAAGAAGGAGAGGAAATCTTCAAAATACATCAGCCTGAATTTGTCTCGAAGATCAATGTCATCGGACAAATTGACTTGGCTGCGCTGAACCAATCTACACGTCCGAAGAAGAAATCGAAAGAGGAAAAACGTAAGGAACGTGAAGAAAAAGACAAATTGCGTCAGGACCAGAAGAAGCAGATAAAGGAGGCGATCATCAAAGAGATACGCCGTGACGATAATAAGCCGAAAGACGCTAATGCCGATGCTGGTGCGAACAAGAAGAAACGCGTTCGTATCAATAAAGAGAAGGTTGACATCAATAACGCTTCCAATTTCCAGCGCGGTGGCAATGACCGTTCCAGAAACGGCGGCGCACCCTCCGGTGGAGGCCAGCAAGGCGGCCAGCATGCTGCTGGTGGTCAGCATGGTGCAAACAGCGGTAATAACAACAGAAACCGTAATAAGGATCGCTTCAAGAAGCCTGTCATCAAACAGGAGGTAAAAGAGGAGGATGTGGCAAAGCAGGTGAAAGAGACTTTGGCACGCCTCACATCCAAAGGAAAGAACAAGGGAGCCAAATATCGTAAGGAAAAGCGTGATATAGCCTCTAACCGCATGCAAGAGTTGGAGGATTTGGAAATGGCGGAAAGCAAGGTGTTGAAAATCACCGAATTCGTGACTGCCAATGAGTTGGCAAACATGATGGACATTTCTGTTACACAGGTCATTGCCACTTGTATGAGCGTCGGCATTATGGTTTCCATCAACCAGCGTCTGGATGCCGAGACTATCAATCTGGTGGCTGAAGAATTTGGCTTCAAGACAGAATATGTCAGTGCGGAAGTTTCTCAGGCTATTGTGGAGGAAGAAGATGCAGAGGAAGATCTCGAACATCGCGCTCCGATTGTGACGGTGATGGGACATGTTGACCATGGTAAGACTTCATTGCTGGACTATATCCGTAAGGCAAATGTAATTGCCGGTGAGGCGGGCGGCATCACACAGCATATCGGCGCCTACCACGTCACTCTGGAAGACGGGCGAAAGATTACATTCCTCGATACTCCGGGACACGAAGCGTTTACGGCCATGCGTGCCCGTGGAGCGAAAGCCACTGATATTGCCATCATCATTGTCGCTGCGGACGATGACGTGATGCCTCAGACCAAGGAGGCCATCAACCATGCCATGGCTGCGGGTGTTCCTATAGTATTTGCAATCAATAAGATTGATAAGCCTACTGCCAATCCGGACAAGATCAAGGAAGAATTGGCTGCCATGAACTTCTTGGTGGAAGAATGGGGCGGTAAATATCAGTCACAGGATATTTCGGCAAAGAAAGGTGTCGGTGTTGCCGAGTTGATGGAGAAAGTGCTTTTGGAAGCGGAGATGCTCGATCTGAAAGCAAACCCCAACCGCAATGCCACCGGTTCCATCATTGAGTCTTCACTGGACAAGGGTCGTGGTTATGTGGCTACGGTACTGGTTTCCAACGGTACATTGAAGATGGGCGACATCGTTCTGGCCGGTACAAGCTATGGTAAGGTGAAGGCCATGTTCAACGAGCGCAACCAGCGCATGAAGGAGGCGGGACCTTCCGAGCCTGCCCTGATATTGGGCTTGAACGGTGCTCCTGCCGCCGGTGACACATTCCATGTGATCGAAACTGAACAGGAAGCCCGTGAGATAGCCAACAAACGCGAACAGTTGCAGCGTGAGCAAGGCTTGCGTACGCAGAAGATGCTGACGCTTGATGAAGTGGGACGCCGCCTGGCATTGGGTGATTTCCACGAACTGAACGTGATTGTGAAGGGTGACGTGGACGGATCAGTAGAAGCATTGAGCGATTCTTTGATTAAGCTGTCTACCGAACAGGTACAGGTAAACGTGATCCACAAAGGTGTGGGAGCGATTTCCGAATCGGATGTGTCTTTGGCTGCCGCTTCAAATGCGATTATCGTCGGTTTCCAGGTACGTCCTTCGGGTGCGGCTGCCAAGTTGGCGGAGCAAGAGGGTGTGGATATCCGCAAGTATTCCGTTATCTACGATGCCATCGAGGAGGTGAAAGCTGCTATGGAAGGTATGCTGGCGCCTACATTGAAAGAGCAGGTCACAGCAACCATCGAGGTGCGCGAGGTGTTCAATATCACGAAGGTGGGACTTGTGGCAGGTGCTATGGTGAAGACCGGAAAGGTGAAACGCAGCGACAAGGCCCGTCTGATTCGCGACGGTATCGTTGTCTTCACTGGCTCCATCAATGCTTTGAAGCGGTTCAAGGACGATGTGAAAGAGGTGGGAACCAACTTCGAGTGTGGTATCAGCCTGACGGGTTGCAACGACATCAAAGTGGGAGACATCATCGAATCTTACGAAGAAGTGGAAGTAAAACAGACTTTGTAG
- the rimP gene encoding ribosome assembly cofactor RimP encodes MIEKKIVCQIVDEWLEGKDYFLVEVIISPDDKILVEIDHKEGVWIEDCVELSRYIESRLSREDEDYELEVGSAGIGQPFKVLQQYINHIGSEVEVLTKDGRKLCGVLKEADERHFVVTIQKKVKEEGAKRPKMVDEDLSFAYDEIKYTKYLISFK; translated from the coding sequence ATGATAGAAAAGAAAATTGTTTGTCAGATTGTTGACGAGTGGCTGGAAGGAAAGGATTACTTTCTGGTGGAAGTGATCATCAGCCCGGATGACAAGATTTTGGTGGAAATAGACCACAAGGAAGGTGTTTGGATTGAGGACTGCGTGGAGCTGAGCCGCTACATAGAGTCCAGGTTGAGCCGCGAGGATGAGGATTATGAACTGGAAGTCGGGTCGGCCGGCATAGGGCAGCCTTTCAAGGTGCTGCAACAGTACATCAACCACATTGGAAGCGAAGTGGAAGTGCTCACTAAAGACGGCCGCAAACTTTGCGGTGTGCTGAAGGAGGCTGACGAACGGCATTTTGTGGTAACCATTCAAAAGAAAGTGAAAGAAGAAGGAGCCAAGCGTCCCAAAATGGTGGACGAGGACCTGAGCTTTGCGTACGATGAGATAAAATACACTAAATACTTAATCAGTTTTAAATAA
- a CDS encoding DUF1349 domain-containing protein produces the protein MNKFLIFSILIWISSNTMAQSLEKMQWFNEPEKWEIRDNALSMYVTPQSDYWRISHYGFTVDDAPFLYTTRGGEFEVKVKISADYKTRFDQSGLMLRIDHENYIKAGIEFVDGKYNISTVVTHKTSDWSIISLDKPVPFIWIKAVRRLDAVEVFYSFDDKEYMMMRNAWLQDNCPVMVGVMGACPDGSGFNARFEHFSVKHLPDRRRMQWLKDNAGK, from the coding sequence ATGAATAAGTTTTTAATTTTTAGCATCCTGATTTGGATTTCGAGTAACACAATGGCACAGAGTTTAGAAAAGATGCAGTGGTTCAATGAACCGGAGAAATGGGAAATACGAGACAATGCGCTTTCCATGTATGTAACCCCTCAAAGTGATTACTGGCGTATTTCCCACTATGGATTTACGGTAGATGACGCACCGTTCCTCTACACAACCCGGGGCGGAGAGTTTGAGGTGAAGGTGAAAATATCCGCCGACTACAAAACCCGCTTTGACCAATCGGGACTGATGCTGCGCATAGACCATGAAAACTACATCAAAGCCGGTATCGAATTTGTGGACGGCAAATACAATATCAGTACCGTGGTAACTCACAAGACAAGCGACTGGAGCATCATCTCGCTGGATAAGCCTGTCCCCTTCATCTGGATAAAGGCTGTAAGGCGGCTGGATGCAGTAGAGGTATTCTATTCGTTTGACGACAAGGAGTATATGATGATGCGCAATGCATGGCTACAGGATAATTGCCCGGTAATGGTAGGCGTCATGGGCGCTTGCCCTGATGGGAGCGGATTCAATGCCCGGTTCGAGCACTTCTCCGTAAAACATCTGCCCGACCGGCGCCGGATGCAGTGGCTGAAAGACAACGCGGGAAAATAA
- a CDS encoding CvpA family protein, with protein MTTIDILIIIAFGTGAVIGFMKGLIKQLASVLGLVVGLLAAKALYAPLAAKLCPTVTDSMTFAQILAFVIIWVVVPLGFSIVASMLTKAMEAISLGWLNRWLGSGLGALKYLLLVSLLIGVIEFVDGDNKLISQTKKQESALYYPMNSFGGIFLPAAKHVTEQFLLKNHATEESERQK; from the coding sequence ATGACAACTATTGACATTCTTATCATCATAGCTTTTGGAACCGGTGCGGTGATCGGTTTCATGAAAGGACTCATCAAACAACTGGCATCCGTGCTGGGGCTGGTCGTCGGCCTGCTGGCGGCAAAAGCTCTGTACGCTCCTTTGGCAGCGAAATTGTGTCCCACGGTGACCGACTCCATGACATTTGCGCAGATATTGGCGTTTGTCATCATTTGGGTGGTGGTTCCACTGGGATTTTCCATAGTGGCCTCCATGCTGACCAAGGCAATGGAAGCTATCTCGCTGGGGTGGCTGAACCGTTGGCTGGGAAGCGGATTGGGGGCACTCAAGTATCTGTTACTTGTCAGCCTGCTGATCGGAGTCATCGAATTTGTGGATGGAGACAACAAGCTGATCAGTCAAACAAAAAAGCAGGAATCTGCGTTATATTATCCAATGAACTCTTTCGGCGGGATATTCCTTCCTGCGGCAAAGCACGTTACCGAACAATTTTTATTGAAGAATCATGCAACAGAAGAATCTGAAAGACAAAAATAA